TCTGATAAAATCAGCTTTCCCGGCTTTGTAACTAAAGGCGGTGCAAACTACAACATTAGTGGCGCACATAATGTATTTGCAAACGTAGGCTACTTCTCAAGAGCACCTTATTTTTCTAGTGTATTCTTAGCAAAAGATGTAAGTAATGCTATCAATAATGATGCTGTAAACGAAAATGTTTTTTCTACAGAATTAGGGTATGGTTACCGTACAAGATTGGCAAAAGTTAACTTAAACGTTTACCGTACTTACTGGCAAAACAAATCTTTAAGCGGAACTATCGATTCTCAAGATCCAAGTCGTGGACGTTATAATGCTCAAGGTGTAAATGCTATTCACCAAGGTATTGAACTCGACTTTGTATTGTATCCAACCGATCGCTTACGCATTACAGGTATGCTATCTATTGGTGATTGGAAATGGGAAGATGACGTAGAAGCTATTGCTTTTAACGAAGATGGATTTCCTGTTGATGGAAGAGGCAACATTGTTGATTTAGCAGATGCCTATAGACTTAAATTAGACATAGGTGGTGTTCATGTTGCTGACGCAGCACAAACAACGGCTGCATTTGGAGTTAATTATGATGTATTTAAGAAAATTATTCGTGTTGGGTTAGACTATAATTACGCTGCAAATTTATATGCCGATTATGGTAACATTCAATATATCGCCGGTGAGGACACTTGGAAAGTACCTTCTTATGGTGTACTAGATTTTAATTCCAGCTTTAATTTCAAAATTGGCGGTTTAAAATCCAGATTAAGTGCTAAAGTAAATAATGTTTTAGATACGGAATATATTATGGATGCTGACAATGGATCTAGTGGAACCTGGACAGATGCACGAGTATTTTATGGCTTTGGCAGAACATATTCTGTTGCCTTAAAAATTAAATTTTAACCCAAGTAAACGGAAAAATTAATAACAATGAAAAAAATAATATACCCTATAATATCCACTTTACTTTTACTTGTAGTTTTTAGTGCTTGTAAAAAAGTAAACGACGATTTTGAAGGCCTTGACGAGATGGCCGCCCCTACCAATGTAGCTAATTTAAGCTATACTTTAACTGCCGACGATTATGCAACTATAAAAAAGGCAGCTCTTACTGTCGCAACAACTGATGAAGAAATTAATGCTGCAAATGCTATTGGAGACAATTTAGCTTTAAATTCAATTTTCGGTGCTGCTGATTATGCCCCATCAATTCTAACAGACTTGTATTATTCGTTTGATAAAAACTCGACAGTTTTATTGACCTATAATTACGACGAAGGAGAAATTCCTTATTTGGAAAATTATACCTCTGCTGATGAATATGAACTAAGTGATGCCGATTACGAAAGCTTTGGAGGTCTTGTTGCAGCTATTAAATACTTTGTTCCCTCATTTATACCGAAAGAGGGCATTCCTGATGTTTTAGATGCACAAATAGATGCACCTGTTGCTGATCAATTAGTTCTAGTTAAGTACCGTTATTCCGATACCGAACCTGCTAACAGTGGACCAAGAACAATCCAGCATTTGCTTAATGACTTTGAAGCTTATGCCAACTATGATGCTATAGATAAAGACGGATGGAAAAGTATTGAAGCTGAAGGAACTAGAGCATGGCAAGCCAGAATATATAGCGAAAATGGATATGCACAGTATAGTGCCTATAGTTCCGGCGAAGAAAATATCTCTTATTTAGTTTCACCAACAGTGGATTTAACAGGAAGTGAAGACAATACTTTCTCTTTCGATATTAATGTTGGGTATTGGACACATGTTGGACTTGCTGTACTTATTTCCGATGATTATGACGGTGTTAATTTTGATGCTGCTACTTGGACTGATATTTCTTCTAGTTTCAACATTCCAACTGAGCCAACAATAGGCTATGGTAATTTTGCAACTGCAGGAACTTTTGACTTAAGCAATTATAACGGTGAAATTACTATTGCTTTCCGTTATACAGGCAATGGTAATACAGGAGAAGTAACTACTTATCAAATTGATAACGTTCTTATAGAAGGA
This is a stretch of genomic DNA from Bacteroidales bacterium. It encodes these proteins:
- a CDS encoding choice-of-anchor J domain-containing protein, producing the protein MKKIIYPIISTLLLLVVFSACKKVNDDFEGLDEMAAPTNVANLSYTLTADDYATIKKAALTVATTDEEINAANAIGDNLALNSIFGAADYAPSILTDLYYSFDKNSTVLLTYNYDEGEIPYLENYTSADEYELSDADYESFGGLVAAIKYFVPSFIPKEGIPDVLDAQIDAPVADQLVLVKYRYSDTEPANSGPRTIQHLLNDFEAYANYDAIDKDGWKSIEAEGTRAWQARIYSENGYAQYSAYSSGEENISYLVSPTVDLTGSEDNTFSFDINVGYWTHVGLAVLISDDYDGVNFDAATWTDISSSFNIPTEPTIGYGNFATAGTFDLSNYNGEITIAFRYTGNGNTGEVTTYQIDNVLIEGTTYLDGKKNTSADYDVYNTFYQYTGPYWKEASGVYALSASDYDAMGEEYGQPGRYNNFSDDALPENYLPTLLANLYPFAQDGDKQIVVYYYYPTGTQADEYVFENGTWYKPSTIIEKSEQFVFTGSEWVFDPTLHIRMLSDDFQMVVDYVAADDNISQYVSSYGTSETYYGTSAYYVNFDLRVNKRDGQPDYDAAADKWEYMKAQMAEGIRIWLTLKYPDAVPEIKGVSVHYVVTAPVYDGLSTRDFVTEFDCTASGNPATFVLVSGPDPAQ